One part of the uncultured Celeribacter sp. genome encodes these proteins:
- a CDS encoding helix-turn-helix transcriptional regulator produces the protein MNSQYFSQNLRTLLQKYASLAEGARIIGINRQQLNKYLNGSSFPSARTLNRIASALDVNLDMLLAEPLAVERAVQQQQTPPTRLEGELQDAFNLSIARSIRDEQILASCCGDYIAFHRTGASQRYLIASYMRIYQRNQKTFVKSLVTLRRRHGAFLGQQVHKHESIAILNSGCLHLLRNSRLAGDDTDLGLMILNMSRLSSDRYLFGHTLTTSISEIGRIVPSPVVLKKVSGNVLRIFRDQCGPWEITDPKLDARVRDIFTENSAVLA, from the coding sequence ATGAATTCCCAGTACTTTTCTCAGAATTTACGCACACTTCTGCAGAAATACGCGTCCTTGGCAGAGGGGGCACGGATCATCGGCATCAATCGCCAACAGTTGAACAAATATCTCAACGGCTCCAGCTTTCCCTCGGCACGTACCCTGAATCGCATTGCCTCAGCGCTCGATGTGAACCTGGATATGCTGCTTGCAGAACCTCTGGCAGTCGAACGCGCTGTTCAGCAACAGCAGACCCCGCCCACGCGGCTGGAAGGGGAACTGCAGGACGCGTTCAATCTATCGATTGCACGCAGCATTCGTGACGAGCAGATACTGGCCAGCTGCTGCGGAGACTACATCGCCTTTCATCGCACCGGGGCGTCCCAGCGCTATCTCATTGCCAGTTACATGCGCATCTATCAGCGCAATCAAAAGACCTTCGTCAAATCTCTGGTAACCCTGCGTCGACGTCACGGCGCCTTTCTGGGCCAGCAGGTCCACAAACACGAATCCATTGCCATACTGAATTCCGGATGTTTGCACCTGCTGCGGAACTCGCGACTGGCAGGCGATGACACCGATCTGGGCCTCATGATCCTGAACATGAGCCGCCTGTCGAGTGATCGCTATCTCTTCGGGCACACCCTGACCACGAGCATCAGCGAAATCGGGCGCATCGTGCCCTCACCTGTCGTGCTGAAAAAAGTCTCCGGAAATGTCCTGCGCATCTTTCGTGACCAATGCGGCCCCTGGGAAATAACCGATCCGAAACTAGATGCCCGGGTGCGCGACATCTTCACGGAAAACTCGGCCGTGCTGGCCTGA
- a CDS encoding putative nucleotide-diphospho-sugar transferase encodes MLYQMIRSSSLEQVFAPASEMRAGKTKKCSAPFIATKRPLDLFNVDTIAQDLHKRDLWFLANFRDPRDLISSKHKSVPTQHFQGADYQFFISGRTKAFCYPGVAPCFEELTALRETSDKRILFTSYEQTVRDPEQLRSILKFATGFPLERPFADFHSASVPKKLSVALNGIRPVEVLAKPAWTQPERLKRAYQQIQLFPEIEAYAQNWGYPSFDSVLDQYNLKVPQLEEQRGTIVAFHTDDPLYRKEAERFVRSAAKLGLKIDLKVVPPKGDWVANCAMKPQIIADARQRLSGPLLYIDVDAVIHADPWPYLSQYDGDMAANILPDGELNSASLYISDTQAARALLNTWVERQKENPREWDQKTLQQIIENEEQMTQTTFRFQRLPHNMCHIFDKDYPHTYGPILIEQLQASRANPSKWGGKAEQKSRSRQKRLAQLEHPD; translated from the coding sequence ATGCTTTACCAAATGATCCGTAGCTCGTCATTGGAACAGGTATTCGCGCCAGCGAGTGAAATGCGGGCGGGAAAGACGAAGAAATGCTCAGCGCCCTTCATCGCGACCAAAAGGCCTCTTGACCTTTTCAACGTCGACACAATCGCACAAGACCTTCACAAGCGCGATCTTTGGTTCCTCGCGAATTTCCGCGATCCACGCGATTTGATTTCATCAAAACACAAGAGTGTTCCTACTCAGCATTTCCAAGGCGCTGATTACCAGTTTTTCATTTCCGGCAGGACCAAAGCCTTCTGCTACCCGGGCGTGGCGCCCTGTTTTGAAGAACTAACAGCTCTCAGAGAAACATCAGATAAACGTATTTTGTTCACAAGCTATGAGCAGACTGTACGCGACCCGGAACAACTACGTTCTATTCTGAAATTCGCTACAGGCTTTCCTTTAGAACGCCCCTTTGCAGACTTTCATAGTGCCAGTGTACCAAAAAAGCTTTCGGTCGCTCTTAATGGCATTCGTCCAGTTGAAGTGCTTGCCAAACCTGCATGGACTCAACCCGAACGTTTGAAACGGGCTTATCAGCAAATTCAACTGTTCCCTGAGATCGAAGCATATGCCCAAAATTGGGGATATCCTTCTTTTGACAGCGTACTAGACCAATATAACCTTAAGGTTCCGCAACTAGAGGAACAAAGAGGAACAATTGTAGCGTTCCACACCGATGACCCCCTCTATCGCAAGGAGGCAGAACGTTTTGTGAGATCAGCCGCAAAGCTTGGCCTGAAAATCGACTTGAAAGTGGTTCCCCCAAAAGGCGATTGGGTCGCCAATTGTGCTATGAAACCTCAGATTATTGCTGACGCGCGGCAGCGGCTGTCAGGCCCCCTCCTTTATATTGATGTAGATGCAGTTATTCATGCAGATCCTTGGCCATACCTTTCACAATATGACGGAGATATGGCAGCCAATATTTTGCCGGACGGCGAGTTGAACAGCGCAAGCCTTTACATTTCGGATACACAGGCCGCACGTGCGTTACTTAACACATGGGTAGAGCGTCAAAAGGAAAACCCCAGAGAGTGGGACCAAAAAACGCTTCAACAAATCATTGAGAACGAAGAGCAAATGACGCAAACGACATTTCGATTTCAAAGACTGCCGCACAATATGTGCCATATTTTTGATAAAGACTATCCGCACACTTACGGACCGATTTTGATTGAACAGCTTCAAGCGAGTCGCGCTAACCCGAGCAAATGGGGAGGAAAAGCGGAACAGAAAAGCCGGTCTCGCCAGAAACGTCTTGCGCAGCTTGAACACCCGGACTGA